From Vigna angularis cultivar LongXiaoDou No.4 chromosome 11, ASM1680809v1, whole genome shotgun sequence:
AGGCCTAAGGTTTTCCATGGATGCTACACTATACAATATAGCAAAACACTAATCATACTTCTCTCTCCACAAGTAGACAAGAAAGAAGAGCCAGGAAGTGGCCAACGCAATGTCCCCAACAGCATGTCTAGGCCAGTCATGGGCAAGATCTTCAAGCTTCCTTCCAAAGTAGAATCTCCAAACTGCCATAGATATGTGAAGAAAGACACACCCTTTGGCAAAGAAACTTTGGAACTCCCAGTCCTTAACACAAGCAACCATGAACACAAGGAATCCAATTGTGAACAACAACAAGCCAGAGAAGGAATCTGAGGTTTGAATCAGTAACTGATCATGAGGTGTTGACCCTTGAAGCTTGCTTGCTGTCTTTGGTCCATGCCCCAGCACACATATCTCTTTCGAATAAAACACCATTAGGACTCCACAAGTCAAAGCTATTGCAGAATGCAGAACACATATTATGAAAAAGCAAGAAGAACCCATTCCTCCAAATTCCAAAAACCCTTTCTTTTTTCACACTCAGCTCAGCTTCTTCCCCAGTAAAGGCAGTTCAAATCTCAAGCTCTAGTTACTTCACTTACCAGTAGTACAGTAACAGTGATAACAGCAACAGAACCAAATCTGTGACATGACCAATCCTGATTCTAGTTTGAAGCATGCTAACTTTTTCATCATCACCCTTTAGAACTTCAACCGAACAAATCAGAAGCTTAGTCTACTCAAATTTCAGACATAGCATCAAAAGGATGCTGAACTTCACCTTGATCACAACTTGTTGACAGATTTCAGAAAACCAGTTTCAATTTGGTAGATAAAGGCTGAGAGGACTTACACAAAGAGGGAGAGAGGACTAGAAGATTAAGTTTTGAGATTGAGTAGAGAAGGAGCTTGATGAACGAAGTTGATGTTGTGTTACCATAAATACCTCATAAATTGGATCCATATTTCATGCAGACATCGCCATGGTTTTCTGGTGGCCTCCTTTCTTGTTTGTTCTACTAGGCAATTAATTGAATGGTTGGTGGGTCATAGAAATGGGTCTACATGAGATTATTCAGAAAATGTTGTCGTTATATTTGGTATTTTCAAACTTGTAGGCCACgacatttttatatttgtcaaAATACTAAAGGGGCTTTCATTAGAcatcattcataattttgtACTCATTTAATCTTAAGGATAAGTATGCCAGAAATCTATGATCTGCCACCCGAATTCTAAGTAtcttgttttggttttggtgtgtgtgtgtggcaGTCTGGGAGAAATTCTACTCAtatgcttttttattttataattaggagaaatgaaaatgaaagacGTGGCGGCAAAagataaacagaaaaaaaaatctacaaaaaactatcaaaatatattgtgggagtaattaatataactattgtattctattaaattgtttataaaaacatatatatctGAGAAATCATTGTATATTCTTAGAATAGTTATCAACACTACATAAAAAACagttatatttgtatattctGATCAtcgttaaatataaatatattaaactacAATTTGTTCAAGTTGTGCTATCTTTCAAGTGTATTATATtctaaatgaatttaatttaactatCTTGGTACGAatattttctctcattttttttctttagaacGTTGATTAGTTTTGAACGAAAGTTAAGATTTTGTTTTCCGGTTCTAAATCTCTTTTACTGATCTTGTTAAGATTTTTAACGAAAGTGCACACTCACTGGTAAggaattttacaattttaaattaatctttaaaatctataaaatttataataagatATTAGTGATAGAGAAAGTGGGAAAACTATCTTTAAGAAGTAAAATCATAGTTAtccataatataataaaaaaaaggaaaatataatttctaaaattggAAAGAGAAATTTCTGATTTAAATGTATCTCTAGTAAGAGTATACTttactaaatataattatatatattcagGTATCATTGGTGTCacttagaaaaggaaaaaaaattagatgcaAAAATTTGAAGAATGTTCAATTGTAGGCTGGAAATGCGAAAATTGTAAGTTTGTCAACGTTTCAAGAATATTGAAAATGTCAAAATTTGACTAATCCAAATATGGAATATGATAAAGATTTGTTTAAAGAGATTTTTTAGAACAAGAAATGGTGTTCAGATGTTTTAAAGTACACGAAAATTGCCAAGTGTTGTTGGAATACACTTGaacaataaaatagagaatTATATCTCTTTCAAAAGTTAGTGACAAGCGATTTCACACGCAGGTTTGGTAATGCCAGTGGTCACttattctaatttttcatttatctttCTGAATAATGATATACATTTGAATTGTTTCTTCTTAAAAGtcaattattttttgtcttaaCATAGAATTTTCCATGTTTAATAAATCAGATACTAATCTCGAACATAGCATGATTTTCACTGATACAGTATAACCATTTTCGGTTTCACTTATTTTCAGGGGAAAAAACCCAAACATTTAGCCCATTTCAGagaagattttctttttctagaaaactaatctttcaaaaattattCGTAAAAAGAAAATCTAACCATACACACTGTTCTCTCCACAGGCCAACTTTTATTTCTGTAATTTTTCAAGCACTGTTACGAACATCCAACAGAAACACGGATCCAAACACATTCTACAAAGACTACAACTATATAGCAACGGTAGGGCAGAGAAAAAATTAGTGATAATTAAGTGTGCAAAATGCACTATTGAGAacccccctttttttttctttttccttttggaAAAAGGGGGTAAAGATCTTTCAAAGATATTTACAATTCATTAAGCAACAGCTTCAAAATTGTTGTGAGCTCTTTGAAGTATAAATTTGCAACAAAGAATGCATGCATTTAcacttaataaaaagaaaacaaaaagccTCGTGGAAGAAGATAACACTAAACCAAAAAGTGGTTCAAAACATTGCTGAATACTCTATGATGATGCTTTGGACCTGATCTCCTTTCTCCTCTCCAACGTCTAGGATGATTCCTCATCTGAAACTTGTTATAATAAGCAGCTGGACTAGGACGCCGGATTACAACAGCTGGTGGAGGCATGTGTTCCAAAACGTCTCTATGGTAAGTCTAGTAGAATTCATCACAAACCACCAACATCAAAATCCAAACCATTGAAGAGGAAATAAAGCACATGCTAAAAGACCTTCACAAACATTTGCAAATGCATGTTGACTTCATAAACCAGTAAGCTTTTTCTAACAGCTAAACACAACTGCAGGGCAAGACGCAAATACAAACCTGTATCACAAAGTTACGTCTTTCACAATCCATAAACATGTTAATTCTCCAACCAGTTTTTGCCATTATTTTGTCTCTTACTGTGGAAAAGCTTAATTGATCCCTGGAAGTAAAGCGATCAACTTCGTTGAACCATAAGCAAGTAAAAAGATTTGTAATTGGAATGTGCTCTCTTATGATAACACACCCTTCAGGAACATCTGCAGAAACTCAGCCATAAGCAATACTTCAGACTTTTAAGATGGAGGAACTATTATATGCAAGCACAGGCACAGATGTGAACACATAAGCCATTTTACATATGCAGGCATGAATATATCAAAAAAATTCCTACCACTAGTTATAGGAAGCTTGTCTCTGGAATAATGAGTTAAGCCATcgtataatttataaaatcgAATTTGGTTATCAATGGAAgcattttcatattttccaGCAGCTTTATTAGCCTCAGCTTCAACAAATACATCAAAGCGTCTATAGTGTCTTGAAATCGCAAAAGTAGCATTTGGGCGCCACAAGAACCTGAAGGATATGAAAGGCAATGATACTTAAAGATATTAGAAATATACACTTACAATTTATGGTTGCATATATCCTCTTCATATGTTGTGCTATAAAATAAAGGCAAATGACCAAGATATTAGATTAAATACTATGACTTTTCATTTAATACTATATGTTTTAACTCCCTAGCAATTGTCCTAAGGATAGTAATTAACGATGCTCAAGTTACCAGTGGTTCACCAAAAGTAAAGATAATAGGAGTCATTTGATCATATCATTACTTAAACAGAGAGACCAGAGTCCGTATAGTGTAATAAGAAGATTCAATTTAGCAAGTTGGATATGTGGATTGCTAGCTATTTATAAGCtttaacaaaatattcaattagAAAATACCAAGAGAACTACTTGAAATTTCTCTTTGCTATATATTATAGATAGCATAGCTTGCTAGAATCCGACTGCACCACATCAAATGGTAAAAGATATGCACTAGTATAAATAAACCGTGTAAATCTGCTGAAAATCATTTAGccaataataaaagtaaatccTTTAAATATAtggttattattataatatccAAAACTTGtcaaatcaaaa
This genomic window contains:
- the LOC108333298 gene encoding uncharacterized protein LOC108333298, with product MGSSCFFIICVLHSAIALTCGVLMVFYSKEICVLGHGPKTASKLQGSTPHDQLLIQTSDSFSGLLLFTIGFLVFMVACVKDWEFQSFFAKGCVFLHISMAVWRFYFGRKLEDLAHDWPRHAVGDIALATSWLFFLVYLWREKYD